A part of Ptychodera flava strain L36383 chromosome 11, AS_Pfla_20210202, whole genome shotgun sequence genomic DNA contains:
- the LOC139144586 gene encoding uncharacterized protein, whose amino-acid sequence MPPTPASCKDSTDGDDKSTNKPMKTKMKSSKRHQAEMEYELIKGVAESITERNKRQKCGDEKKDAVETFGNYVTQTLRELEPKMRHLAQHRISNILFEAQTGSLMHYNAFQNHQQFQAYTQNWQVPYQQNSSPINTTFHAATDSAVHLLHSRISGNQITVTQSIHNYLMNDIHQYSLRCK is encoded by the coding sequence ATGCCACCAACCCCAGCCAGCTGTAAGGATTCAACAGACGGTGATGATAAATCAACAAACAAGCCAATGAAGACAAAAATGAAGTCTTCCAAAAGACATCAGGCAGAAATGGAATATGAACTTATAAAGGGAGTTGCTGAATCAATTactgaaagaaacaaaagacagaaGTGTGGTGATGAAAAAAAGGATGCTGTTGAGACTTTTGGGAATTATGTAACCCAAACTCTACGGGAACTTGAACCAAAGATGAGACATTTGGCCCAACACCGAATATCAAATATTCTGTTTGAGGCACAGACAGGGTCTCTTATGCATTATAATGCCTTTCAAAATCATCAGCAATTTCAAGCATACACACAAAACTGGCAGGTACCATATCAACAAAACTCAAGTCCCATCAATACCACCTTTCATGCAGCTACAGATTCTGCTGTTCATCTACTCCACAGCAGAATATCTGGCAATCAGATAACAGTAACACAGTCAATTCACAATTATCTGATGAACGACATACACCAATATTCACTCAGATGTAAATGA
- the LOC139143247 gene encoding uncharacterized protein, protein MPVVKSKPKLKGKPGRSAGSVVAKGLATKSTKTAKKKSSPPSVDSGYSLYSTDSEDPVTAANRGLDRCAALLANILESDDSERIASKSRQTQKKTKTGTKLKEKTGTKKSSAGTSENKLKSQPKHHTFTVPTATQDVDVSLSESPSGSNRVPINLDTDSHPMLPFKPDTDIHSGSKEAPYNERLPSSTPISTPPTLIQTEKEKQQLRERLQQGNLPVNHSKSPQDQSSKFVSHPEQNFTQQYTNGYQTLESQILRDYQNQMPVNPVQPGLMDDTGANTGARNLYVNRWLQTDPRGHQPNAVVSSNGIYQPAAMESLLTTQPSLNQWHYHHNPNYGAILPEKEGTVNVSPNQYYPPTGGIPNYFQYGRDTDIPRTMPQQPLHYHFAGNENYTGMPGVNMNRYGNPEGMHHYGIRNEQLTVHPPSVNEGTAVHRPDVGRQTTEGAFGSGSQGSNDGSHRPSSATSTAWTTTTNPSSHVMQTVSGGPRSSSACGSQLTIDTSYQPDNDIAKPISPFRPSTSYTSSRSNSLVHNISISQSDAESKSHESKSSNEKAGANRTPVKTPPTHSENQSHKRKSNPVHTVKYLLRELRALNSMHGDIEVNRLLDEIDYTMNAVPDVKATYNMETEIGLALQPLRSENAQLRRKLRIVNQQLKDKEKVKTEPKEGTVSYDLLAAETMNATLQRQLDDDKKHRDKLLKRIEELKEKLQIVQDERKKMLYLMDEKDSDHLKSREEWTLELSKMKVQAEQATAKAETLQIKLEASIKEKDILQLTLKQRDAEIERLKDLNESLQLSVSNLVQDLETSKPSLSYRDDQYTVPPVSLHRLENLLNPDLISQRENNPWLTISKGKLKGQRSETSQMLTPKVKGQSSRTFQKQTSRERRIFVWMVSLQSKMMAVVTLMKEKVQHKDH, encoded by the exons ATGCCAGTTGTCAAGTCTAAACCCAAGCTCAAGGGCAAg CCTGGCAGAAGTGCAGGGTCAGTGGTTGCAAAGGGACTTGCCACAAAGtcaacaaaaacagcaaaaaa GAAATCCTCACCACCATCCGTAGATTCGGGATACTCACTGTACTCTACAGACTCAGAAGATCCTGTAACAGCTGCCAACAGAGGACTGGACAGATGTGCTGCATTGCTGGCTAATATCCTAGAAAGTGATGACAGTG AACGCATTGCATCAAAATCACGGCAGAcacagaagaaaacaaaaacagggaCAAAGTTGAAAGAGAAGACAGGAACAAAGAAATCATCAGCTGGAACCagtgaaaacaaattgaaatctcAGCCAAAGCATCATACATTTACAGTACCCACAGCTACTCAAGATGTTGATG TTTCGCTGTCAGAATCTCCATCAGGATCTAACAGAGTACCCATCAATCTGGACACTGACAGCCATCCTATGCTACCATTCAAACCTGATACTGATATCCACAGTGGTAGCAAAGAAGCACCTTATAATGAAAGACTGCCCTCATCAACACCAATCAGTACACCTCCGACTCTAATCCAAACTGAGAAGGAGAAGCAACAGTTGAGAGAGAGACTTCAGCAGGGTAATCTTCCAGTAAATCACAGTAAATCACCGCAAGATCAGTCTTCCAAGTTTGTCTCTCATCCAGAACAAAACTTTACACAGCAGTACACCAATGGATATCAAACACTGGAGAGTCAGATTCTCAGAGATTATCAAAATCAAATGCCTGTAAACCCTGTACAGCCTGGGTTAATGGATGATACCGGTGCTAACACAGGGGCAAGAAATCTGTATGTTAACAGGTGGCTCCAAACTGATCCAAGGGGGCATCAACCCAATGCAGTTGTATCTTCAAATGGTATCTACCAGCCTGCAGCAATGGAGAGCTTACTTACAACCCAACCATCTTTGAACCAGTGGCATTACCATCATAATCCAAACTATGGAGCCATACTTCCAGAAAAAGAAGGTACTGTGAATGTCAGTCCAAATCAGTATTATCCACCCACAGGGGGAATTCCAAACTATTTTCAATATGGGCGAGACACTGATATTCCTAGAACAATGCCACAGCAGCCTTTGCATTATCATTTTGCAGGAAATGAAAACTACACTGGTATGCCAGGTGTAAATATGAACAGATATGGAAATCCAGAAGGCATGCACCATTATGGCATAAGAAATGAACAGTTGACTGTACATCCACCATCAGTTAATGAAGGCACTGCAGTGCACAGACCTGATGTAGGAAGACAGACCACTGAGGGCGCCTTTGGATCAGGCAGTCAAGGTAGTAATGATGGTTCACACAGGCCCAGTAGTGCTACATCAACAGCATGGACTACAACAACTAATCCTAGCTCACATGTCATGCAAACTGTCAGTGGTGGACCCAGGAGTAGCAGTGCATGTGGCAGTCAACTCACCATTGATACCAGCTACCAACCTGACAATGATATTGCAAAGCCTATCAGTCCGTTCAGGCCCAGCACCAGCTATACCAGTAGCAGGAGCAACTCACTGGTGCATAATATCAGTATTAGCCAATCAGATGCTGAAAGCAAgtcacatgagtcaaaatcttcCAATGAGAAGGCAGGGGCAAACAGAACACCGGTGAAGACTCCGCCCACACACAGTGAGAACCAATCACACAAGAGGAAATCAAACCCAGTACATACAGTGAAGTATCTGCTGAGAGAACTCAGAGCCCTTAATAGTATGCATG GTGACATAGAAGTGAATCGACTCCTTGATGAGATTGACTACACCATGAACGCCGTGCCTGATGTAAAAGCTACATATAACATGGAGACAGAGATAGGCCTTGCATTACAACCACTGCGCAGTGAAAATGCTCAGCTTAGAAGAAAACTTCGCATCGTCAACCAACAACTCAAAGACAAAGAGAAAGTGAAGACAGAACCCAAGGAAGGAACAGTCAGTTATGATT TACTTGCTGCAGAGACCATGAATGCAACACTTCAAAGACAACTGGATGATGACAAGAAACACAGAGACAAGCTTCTCAAGAGGATTGAAGAgttgaaagaaaaattacaaattgtacAAGACGAAAGGAAAAAGATGTTGTATCTCATGGATGAAAAG GACAGTGATCATCTGAAAAGCCGAGAAGAATGGACTCTTGAATTGTCCAAAATGAAAGTCCAAGCGGAACAAGCCACGGCCAAGGCGGAAACTTTGCAAATCAAGTTAGAAGCCAGTATCAAAGAAAAGGACATACTACAGCTGACTTTGAAACAAAGAGATGCTGAAATAGAGAGACTTAAAGATTTGAATGA GAGCTTACAGCTTAGTGTCAGTAACCTTGTCCAAGATCTTGAGACAAGTAAACCATCCCTGTCATACAGAGATGACCAATACACTGTACCACCAGTATCACTGCACAGATTGGAAAATCTCCTCAATCCTGACCTAATTTCACA
- the LOC139143251 gene encoding uncharacterized protein produces the protein MEANDSASEDEEVLLLLLLLRRCRRRRRAACRTTWTRQWIMRRQAQGVYANLVQELRAEDPESFRQFHRLDRQSFQDILTMISPYIEKQDTNMRSAVNPSERLAVTLRFLATGETFRSLSFQFRIGERTISAIIEETCGALYNAMKEKFLKTPTSKEEWLKIAEEFHQKWNYPCCIGAIDGKHIAIVQPHHSGTEFFNYKHFFSIILLALVDANYKFTCVDVGAAGREGDAGVFNNSALKNALNAKCLDLPPPENIQGVEYINEMHYHIVGDDAFPMSRTIMKPYPHRSLNTEERIFNYRLSRARRVVENAFGILSNRFRVFHTTINLNPDKVTGLVLAACCLHNFMVDKNKHTYVGIADTEDVENHTFTAGAWRNDPALVGLAPTLGRNPTREAKEQRRLLTGYFCSQVGSVPWQNHMTSL, from the exons ATGGAAGCAAATGACAGTGCATCTGAGGATGAAGAAGTATTATTGCTTCTTTTGCTGTTGCGCAGATGTCGGCGTCGAAGGAGAGCAGCGTGCAGAACAACATGGACAAGACAGTGGATAATGCGGCGACAGGCTCAGGGAGTGTATGCGAATCTGGTCCAAGAATTAAGGGCTGAAGACCCTGAAAGCTTCCGCCAGTTCCACCGTCTAGACAGACAATCATTTCAAGACATCCTGACAATGATAAGCCCCTACATTGAGAAGCAAGACACTAATATGCGATCTGCAGTTAATCCCAGTGAAAGACTTGCTGTAACCTTACGATTCCTTGCTACAG GGGAAACATTCAGAAGTCTTTCCTTCCAGTTCAGGATTGGTGAAAGGACTATTTCAGCCATCATAGAAGAAACATGTGGGGCCTTATACAATGCAATGAAGGAAAAATTCTTGAAG aCTCCAACATCAAAAGAAGAATGGCTGAAAATTGCAgaagaatttcatcaaaaatggaACTACCCATGCTGCATTGGTGCCATCGATGGGAAACATATCGCCATCGTTCAACCACATCACAGTGGAACTGAATTTTTTAATTACAAACACTTTTTTAGTATTATTTTATTGGCTTTAGTAGATGCAAATTATAAGTTCACTTGTGTAGACGTTGGGGCAGCTGGTCGGGAAGGTGACGCAGGAGTTTTTAATAATTCTGCTCTTAAAAATGCATTGAATGCTAAATGTCTCGATTTACCACCTCCAGAGAACATCCAAGGGGTAGAGTATATCAATGAAATGCATTATCACATTGTTGGGGATGATGCATTCCCCATGTCTAGGACAATCATGAAACCATATCCTCACAGAAGTTTAAATACAGAAGAGAGGATTTTCAACTATCGACTCTCCCGTGCCCGTCGGGTAGTTGAAAATGCATTTGGAATTCTATCCAACAGGTTTCGTGTTTTTCATACCACCATCAACCTAAACCCTGATAAAGTAACAGGTTTGGTTTTAGCAGCATGTTGCTTGCATAATTTTATGGTTGATAAAAACAAGCACACCTATGTAGGCATTGCTGATACTGAAGATGTTGAAAATCACACATTTACTGCTGGTGCTTGGCGCAATGATCCAGCACTAGTTGGATTGGCTCCAACACTGGGTAGAAATCCAACAAGAGAGGCAAAGGAGCAGCGTCGACTTCTTACAGGTTACTTCTGCTCTCAAGTTGGATCAGTTCCATGGCAAAACCATATGACTAGTCTGTAA